From one Methylomonas paludis genomic stretch:
- a CDS encoding IS5 family transposase encodes MRGADITQDVLFSYRTLEERIPKDHPLRKFRAIVDILLKTMDTEFNALYARRGRDSIPPERLLRASLLQVIFTIRSERQLVEQIDFNLLYRWFVGLTLDDEVWHHSTFSANRDRLLNERICRLFFDRILLLAEWQELVSSEHFSVDGTLIKGWASMKSFVKKDGSSSPPEDDTRNPTVNFKGEKRSNDTHASTTDPDVRLYKKSEGDKSQLCYLGHALMENRNGLVVDVEVTHATGTAEREAAKTMIKRTVKKPGTTVGADKGYDVESFVTDIRVLKVTPHVAQKNKGSAIDHRTTRHPGYKTSLKIRKRVEEVFGWSKTIGGLHQTKFRRLKKVAAQTVFTFAAYNLTRMGNIFGWRCSTA; translated from the coding sequence ATGCGCGGCGCTGACATCACCCAAGATGTACTCTTTAGCTATCGGACATTGGAAGAACGGATTCCCAAAGACCATCCCTTACGGAAATTCCGTGCCATCGTCGATATCCTTTTGAAAACCATGGATACTGAATTTAACGCGCTTTATGCCCGCCGGGGCCGGGATTCAATCCCACCAGAGCGCCTATTGCGCGCCAGCTTGCTGCAAGTGATTTTCACCATTCGTTCCGAAAGACAGTTGGTGGAGCAGATTGATTTCAATCTGCTGTATCGCTGGTTTGTGGGGCTGACGCTGGATGATGAGGTCTGGCATCACTCCACCTTCAGCGCCAATCGTGACCGCTTGCTGAATGAACGTATTTGCCGCTTGTTTTTTGATCGCATCTTGTTGCTTGCCGAATGGCAAGAATTGGTCTCCAGCGAGCATTTTTCCGTGGATGGCACCCTGATTAAAGGCTGGGCTTCCATGAAAAGCTTTGTCAAGAAAGACGGTTCAAGCTCACCTCCGGAAGATGATACGCGTAACCCGACTGTCAACTTCAAAGGCGAAAAGCGCAGCAATGATACACACGCCTCGACCACCGACCCGGATGTCCGGCTATACAAAAAAAGTGAAGGCGACAAATCACAGCTCTGTTACCTGGGCCATGCCCTGATGGAGAACCGGAACGGTCTGGTGGTTGATGTTGAAGTCACTCACGCCACCGGCACAGCAGAGCGGGAAGCGGCGAAGACCATGATCAAACGGACTGTGAAGAAACCGGGTACAACAGTGGGCGCAGACAAAGGCTACGATGTTGAAAGCTTCGTGACCGACATTCGCGTTCTCAAAGTCACCCCGCATGTGGCACAGAAGAACAAAGGCTCTGCCATTGACCACCGCACCACCCGCCATCCCGGATACAAGACCAGCCTCAAAATCCGTAAACGGGTTGAAGAAGTGTTTGGCTGGAGCAAGACCATAGGTGGTCTGCATCAAACCAAATTCCGTCGCTTAAAAAAAGTAGCGGCACAAACTGTCTTCACCTTCGCCGCCTATAATCTGACCCGAATGGGCAATATTTTTGGCTGGCGGTGTTCGACCGCCTAG
- a CDS encoding type II toxin-antitoxin system RelE/ParE family toxin, translating into MNIEFIDEAQSELHEAFCWYEAQQKQLGVQFLNEFDAAIRRLAAFPESYPLIGNNIRRCLINRFPYGILYGIDANKIIIIAVAHLHRKPSYWLTRL; encoded by the coding sequence ATGAACATCGAATTTATTGATGAGGCGCAGTCTGAGTTGCATGAAGCGTTTTGCTGGTATGAAGCGCAACAAAAACAGTTGGGTGTACAATTTCTCAATGAATTTGACGCTGCAATTCGCCGCCTTGCGGCTTTTCCTGAATCATACCCACTAATCGGCAATAATATTAGGCGCTGTTTGATCAATCGCTTTCCCTACGGGATACTGTATGGCATTGATGCCAATAAAATTATCATCATCGCTGTTGCTCATCTTCACCGGAAACCCAGCTATTGGTTGACTCGGTTATAA
- a CDS encoding addiction module protein yields MPNFQELYQQANQLPPLEKLHLAELLLSDLDTPNPEIDAIWRDTAQQRWQAYQEGKLKTVSYAEVMQKYK; encoded by the coding sequence ATGCCAAATTTTCAAGAACTTTACCAACAAGCCAATCAGTTGCCGCCTTTAGAAAAGCTACATCTGGCAGAATTACTGCTGTCTGACCTGGACACGCCCAATCCAGAAATAGATGCCATTTGGCGCGATACAGCCCAACAAAGATGGCAGGCTTATCAGGAAGGGAAGTTAAAAACAGTTAGCTATGCTGAAGTAATGCAAAAATATAAATGA
- a CDS encoding ribbon-helix-helix domain-containing protein, giving the protein MSTIEKISIALTPDLALLVRNTVESGFYTSNSEVICEALRDWGGQTGREPTKNPGN; this is encoded by the coding sequence ATGTCCACAATTGAAAAAATCAGCATTGCTTTGACGCCAGATTTGGCTTTATTAGTACGAAATACCGTGGAAAGTGGATTTTATACCTCAAATAGCGAAGTTATTTGCGAAGCTTTGCGTGATTGGGGGGGCCAAACAGGTCGAGAACCAACAAAAAATCCAGGCAATTAA